Proteins from a single region of Halichoerus grypus chromosome 13, mHalGry1.hap1.1, whole genome shotgun sequence:
- the LOC118528707 gene encoding uncharacterized protein LOC118528707 isoform X1 — translation MIKSQISFEDVAVGFTLEEWQLLNPSQKSLYREVMLENYSNLVFLGYQIIKPDAIFKLEHEEPWITDEEVLNQNFSEEVWLDNSLKMWHQDNQDKLRSMERGHEYDVFRKIFHSSINFVHLGMRPHKCGTGEKSLKHPFEFLIPKNNHGRKKLDELNKKYLLYVKADRTHGEIPYCDCSKCRKASRTGSWPIANRRTHTGVHLCMECGSVFSKKSQLIIHQRTHTGEKPYGCSECGKAFSQKSLLTIHQRTHSGEKPYGCGECQKAFSRKSLLILHQRTHTGEKPYGCSECGKAFSRKSQLKRHQRTHTVEKPYGCSDCGKAFSQKLKLITHQRTHTGEKPYKCSDCGKAFFWKSQLITHQRTHTGKKPYACNECTKAFSRNSLLIRHQRIHTGEKPYECSECGEAFIRKPQLIKHQLTHTGEKNYQCADCEEAFFKKSELIRHQKTHLGEKPYGCVECGKTFFGKSQLLTHQRTHTGEKPYECSECGKAFTQKSSLISHQRTHTGEKPYECTECGKTFSEKSSLIHHQRTHTGEKPFECSECRKAFAWKPQLLRHQRIHTGEKPYECSECGKAFVQKVQLIKHQRNHTGEKTYGCSDCAKAFFEKAQLVIHQRIHTGERPYKCGECGKSFTRKSHLMRHQRIHTGDKYYGCSECGTAFGRKSQLMIHQRTHVL, via the exons ATGATCAAGTCACAG ATCTCCTTTGAGGATGTGGCTGTGGGCTTCACGTTGGAGGAGTGGCAGCTACTCAACCCTTCTCAGAAGAGCTTGTACAGAGAGGTGATGCTGGAGAACTACAGCAATCTAGTTTTCTTGG GTtatcaaattatcaaacctgatgCGATTTTCAAGCTGGAGCACGAAGAGCCGTGGATAACAGACGAAGAAGTTCTAAATCAGAACTTTTCAG aagaaGTCTGGCTAGATAACAGTCTCAAAATGTGGCACCAGGATAATCAAGACAAGCTTAGAAGTATGGAGAGAGGCCATGAATATGAtgtttttaggaaaatatttcattcaagCATTAACTTTGTTCATTTAGGAATGAGACCCCATAAATGTGGCACAGGTGAAAAAAGTCTGAAACATCCTTTTGAGTTTCTTATTCCAAAAAATAACCATGGAAGAAAGAAACTTGATGAGCtcaataagaaatatttattgtatgtcaaAGCTGATAGAACCCATGGTGAAATACCATACTGTGATTGCAGTAAATGTAGGAAGGCTAGCAGGACAGGGTCGTGGCCCATTGCAAACCGTAGAACGCACACAGGAGTCCATTTATGCATGGAGTGCGGCAGCGTTTTCAGTAAGAAGTCACAGCTCATCATACACCAGCGGACGCACACGGGAGAGAAGCCCTATGGATGCAGCGAATGCGGGAAAGCCTTCTCCCAGAAGTCACTGCTCACTATTCATCAAAGGACTCATtcaggagaaaaaccatatggaTGTGGTGAATGTCAGAAAGCTTTCAGTAGGAAGTCCCTGCTCATTTTACACCAGAGGACGCACACGGGAGAGAAGCCCTATGGATGCAgtgagtgtgggaaagccttcagcaGGAAGTCGCAGCTCAAGAGACATCAGAGAACCCACACAGTCGAGAAGCCCTACGGCTGCAGTGACTGTGGGAAAGCCTTCTCCCAGAAGTTAAAGCTCATTACCCATCAGAGAACCCACACAGGAGAGAAGCCCTATAAATGTAGTGATTGTGGGAAAGCCTTCTTCTGGAAGTCACAGCTGATTACTCATCAGAGGACTCACACGGGGAAGAAACCATACGCATGTAACGAGTGCACAAAAGCCTTCAGCAGGAACTCGCTGCTCATCAGACATCAGAGGATCCACACAGGGGAGAAACCCTATGAGTGCAGCGAGTGTGGGGAAGCCTTCATCAGAAAGCCACAGCTTATCAAGCATCAACTAACTCACACGGGAGAGAAGAACTACCAGTGCGCTGATTGTGAAGAAGCATTCTTTAAGAAGTCAGAGCTAATCAGACATCAGAAGACTCACTTAGGGGAGAAACCCTACGGATGTGTTGAATGTGGAAAAACCTTCTTTGGGAAGTCACAGCTCCTAACGCATCAGagaactcacactggagagaaaccgtatGAATGCAGTGAGTGTGGAAAGGCCTTCACCCAGAAGTCAAGCCTGATTTCACACCAGAGgacacacacaggggagaagccctATGAGTGCACGGAGTGTGGGAAGACCTTCAGTGAGAAGTCAAGCCTCATTCATCACCAGAGAAcccatactggagagaaacccttcGAATGTAGTGAATGTAGGAAAGCTTTTGCCTGGAAGCCACAGCTTCTTAGGCATCAAAGAATTCATACaggggagaaaccctatgaatgcagtgagtgtgggaaggcctttgtTCAGAAAGTGCAGCTCATTAAGCATCAGAGAAAtcacacaggagagaaaaccTATGGATGCAGTGATTGTGCAAAAGCCTTCTTTGAGAAGGCACAGCTCGTTatccatcagagaattcacacggGAGAGAGACCCTATAAATGTGGTGAATGTGGGAAGTCTTTCACTAGAAAGTCTCACCTTATGAggcatcagagaattcatacaggagATAAATACTATGGGTGCAGTGAGTGTGGGACTGCTTTCGGCAGGAAGTCGCAGCTCATGATTCATCAGAGGACTCACGTCCTCTAG
- the LOC118528707 gene encoding uncharacterized protein LOC118528707 isoform X2 yields MTLFQISFEDVAVGFTLEEWQLLNPSQKSLYREVMLENYSNLVFLGYQIIKPDAIFKLEHEEPWITDEEVLNQNFSEEVWLDNSLKMWHQDNQDKLRSMERGHEYDVFRKIFHSSINFVHLGMRPHKCGTGEKSLKHPFEFLIPKNNHGRKKLDELNKKYLLYVKADRTHGEIPYCDCSKCRKASRTGSWPIANRRTHTGVHLCMECGSVFSKKSQLIIHQRTHTGEKPYGCSECGKAFSQKSLLTIHQRTHSGEKPYGCGECQKAFSRKSLLILHQRTHTGEKPYGCSECGKAFSRKSQLKRHQRTHTVEKPYGCSDCGKAFSQKLKLITHQRTHTGEKPYKCSDCGKAFFWKSQLITHQRTHTGKKPYACNECTKAFSRNSLLIRHQRIHTGEKPYECSECGEAFIRKPQLIKHQLTHTGEKNYQCADCEEAFFKKSELIRHQKTHLGEKPYGCVECGKTFFGKSQLLTHQRTHTGEKPYECSECGKAFTQKSSLISHQRTHTGEKPYECTECGKTFSEKSSLIHHQRTHTGEKPFECSECRKAFAWKPQLLRHQRIHTGEKPYECSECGKAFVQKVQLIKHQRNHTGEKTYGCSDCAKAFFEKAQLVIHQRIHTGERPYKCGECGKSFTRKSHLMRHQRIHTGDKYYGCSECGTAFGRKSQLMIHQRTHVL; encoded by the exons ATGACGCTTTTCCAGATCTCCTTTGAGGATGTGGCTGTGGGCTTCACGTTGGAGGAGTGGCAGCTACTCAACCCTTCTCAGAAGAGCTTGTACAGAGAGGTGATGCTGGAGAACTACAGCAATCTAGTTTTCTTGG GTtatcaaattatcaaacctgatgCGATTTTCAAGCTGGAGCACGAAGAGCCGTGGATAACAGACGAAGAAGTTCTAAATCAGAACTTTTCAG aagaaGTCTGGCTAGATAACAGTCTCAAAATGTGGCACCAGGATAATCAAGACAAGCTTAGAAGTATGGAGAGAGGCCATGAATATGAtgtttttaggaaaatatttcattcaagCATTAACTTTGTTCATTTAGGAATGAGACCCCATAAATGTGGCACAGGTGAAAAAAGTCTGAAACATCCTTTTGAGTTTCTTATTCCAAAAAATAACCATGGAAGAAAGAAACTTGATGAGCtcaataagaaatatttattgtatgtcaaAGCTGATAGAACCCATGGTGAAATACCATACTGTGATTGCAGTAAATGTAGGAAGGCTAGCAGGACAGGGTCGTGGCCCATTGCAAACCGTAGAACGCACACAGGAGTCCATTTATGCATGGAGTGCGGCAGCGTTTTCAGTAAGAAGTCACAGCTCATCATACACCAGCGGACGCACACGGGAGAGAAGCCCTATGGATGCAGCGAATGCGGGAAAGCCTTCTCCCAGAAGTCACTGCTCACTATTCATCAAAGGACTCATtcaggagaaaaaccatatggaTGTGGTGAATGTCAGAAAGCTTTCAGTAGGAAGTCCCTGCTCATTTTACACCAGAGGACGCACACGGGAGAGAAGCCCTATGGATGCAgtgagtgtgggaaagccttcagcaGGAAGTCGCAGCTCAAGAGACATCAGAGAACCCACACAGTCGAGAAGCCCTACGGCTGCAGTGACTGTGGGAAAGCCTTCTCCCAGAAGTTAAAGCTCATTACCCATCAGAGAACCCACACAGGAGAGAAGCCCTATAAATGTAGTGATTGTGGGAAAGCCTTCTTCTGGAAGTCACAGCTGATTACTCATCAGAGGACTCACACGGGGAAGAAACCATACGCATGTAACGAGTGCACAAAAGCCTTCAGCAGGAACTCGCTGCTCATCAGACATCAGAGGATCCACACAGGGGAGAAACCCTATGAGTGCAGCGAGTGTGGGGAAGCCTTCATCAGAAAGCCACAGCTTATCAAGCATCAACTAACTCACACGGGAGAGAAGAACTACCAGTGCGCTGATTGTGAAGAAGCATTCTTTAAGAAGTCAGAGCTAATCAGACATCAGAAGACTCACTTAGGGGAGAAACCCTACGGATGTGTTGAATGTGGAAAAACCTTCTTTGGGAAGTCACAGCTCCTAACGCATCAGagaactcacactggagagaaaccgtatGAATGCAGTGAGTGTGGAAAGGCCTTCACCCAGAAGTCAAGCCTGATTTCACACCAGAGgacacacacaggggagaagccctATGAGTGCACGGAGTGTGGGAAGACCTTCAGTGAGAAGTCAAGCCTCATTCATCACCAGAGAAcccatactggagagaaacccttcGAATGTAGTGAATGTAGGAAAGCTTTTGCCTGGAAGCCACAGCTTCTTAGGCATCAAAGAATTCATACaggggagaaaccctatgaatgcagtgagtgtgggaaggcctttgtTCAGAAAGTGCAGCTCATTAAGCATCAGAGAAAtcacacaggagagaaaaccTATGGATGCAGTGATTGTGCAAAAGCCTTCTTTGAGAAGGCACAGCTCGTTatccatcagagaattcacacggGAGAGAGACCCTATAAATGTGGTGAATGTGGGAAGTCTTTCACTAGAAAGTCTCACCTTATGAggcatcagagaattcatacaggagATAAATACTATGGGTGCAGTGAGTGTGGGACTGCTTTCGGCAGGAAGTCGCAGCTCATGATTCATCAGAGGACTCACGTCCTCTAG